In a single window of the Drosophila miranda strain MSH22 chromosome XL, D.miranda_PacBio2.1, whole genome shotgun sequence genome:
- the LOC108153846 gene encoding pneumococcal serine-rich repeat protein isoform X1: MESIVLHSDVARLVLGYLVNQDLKKAAHTLCRTSPHLRQECVALKRGLQTHNFLNGGLEDIICEHVKITGLVARALQKLPLELRHQLQQLKLSERVFELMNMDRNSNTSKPAAAAGATTSTPSQATSHVHRKRRRIRTQSPVGFSPSPTLSKRPRLLPPYICCSLNRDKSHISGFLASHVDDDDEVEAEDQDEDEEEAEAESTLASEDIGEEEMQLEPRNNSTPRQNNDEAEPELMLTPQTMPELTTAIINNPDFRETLVKNINVALQTVTVNNPTVSCDAILDGLVRNILEATEKDPSFDRIIQEVVGADEPDTMEGQPIEEEAVAVAAATKTAAASPPVQLVAQAEAEEVIEPANDPEPPQTPLIIRTAVAANSCDDPNFSISKLIVFNSNESVQKLVRAADPTGSAASTNVSFTSENLSLNFDPGAMLTEAEAAAAGQVCVDATTGQLTFPMFYSNGGMLSHLPFLVNNEWVAQQLGPDAFANAEDSHIEISLPEPITFTADQLPPNSIIINSAQKQPPLMPPSQLIDETAAADAAGVVLQAAAVEEEKQATTAVAEEKPKQQEEQQQEPLAGQAAIPPASLDSSRMVIERATPSTSGIINVKAYRSLSTPRKRTSHVRTLTFSPKVPSGMLPNPNTTPLSTRRLGVAAAAAAATAAGSANEKPVINNVEIIPAGSALAPVSVSDLSANDTGHGVPPLFAMEECSNQTVIKASSAKKSKKKAAEAAAAAAAPGMAAVTPKRKQKRQTAVNACKRIIAQAPALEAEPTAVAPNEIEEEASASSLDPNDSAEASKENQQNQPSDMTSSSTSQRDPDAGQDMLAAWNRHLIGSSSDLENRLREINARQQDEAPTPTVKQTRHRRKVTSTAKKKKEPKPEAKPEPKANPKPEVKAKPEPKGKSAKAKKQQQEAGCGTVGVSIKITTPQKPKPKSKTKKIKKPVAAAATAEAPETPAPVVEKEPAPEPGPLTSANSEPFILSHDMDDIAANMAMLLDTPFKQPPIGSLSSIGPVHGGPMGVPPTPGGMAILPLDTPYGKLPTSSFLFGSDTKSIMDTPQMSAITPGFRLTPFGHRSGTPLGSAAKTDYSSGSSYYRPDEAEHTDANAQCAIHQGEDWEGTKQQRQQQQPEPQQQTVPAVAAAETAPKGVQEELDPNEAAVLDFVEICSERLIMEPNVLRRVRSFGSDAVDSIEEATALALALEQQVEAAPPHYKLMPGLPESVVEEACSNSSSSTASSSSSSSSSSSSSSSSSSSSSSSASSSAQGSRSSQQREIEVGDSQKTVRISLDNLSNISSTEDEEWMKAATVAQPLAIDSQPGQLVSQDGEVRYPIRNWLTPSKESSRGGCPPLSQILAPPGERQGPPALVPFGAAVSPTPPYLPLMTIKLTLPPRSAEKLNQRMQLQQQQLHQMSGLEQPSSSSKMSDQMHQLLHAKRERVVAKVKLNPPAKAAPKKPKPKKLAAMRETAQQSNPPIQKKPKSIATKKKAAGAAPAHDLPTSTLDPIPTQSMPERTLDPLLYALNLSAKKQEPGAVAAEALAAAATAGPAPASAPAPAPALEMVVSHQMTKLRVKVARKTLEIAAQPAPQKRGRPRKPQPNADQAKTTTRRSSRLIDNKTPAPEDGEPKETENEEQTKPKKSNGKAASKKKQSSTASKKRPEDTATAATVDPTLPMVAEAQTTQPSPELQQQLQLKIATPEEEDDLDYELDLCLSRSHEKHTYSFVYADAGPRHKSPKLRRRSTSYFKNYHMRVMMEDNQIHTMSMGNPNVLGISRQPSSSIRNIPKKRIRRLTSSSGPATAAGPGAGAGVSVKPMATSTPVADKLMSRSDPMQQQDENDLEVAAIRTTCGHKTSENRRSAEQQQDQVNDAMEIEDIESILSHLHGT, from the exons ATGGAATCAATTGTTTTGCATTCGGATGTGGCTCGTCTGGTATTGG GTTACCTGGTGAATCAGGATCTGAAAAAAGCCGCTCACACACTGTGCCGCACATCGCCGCACTTGCGGCAGGAATGCGTTGCCCTCAAGCGGGGCCTGCAGACGCACAACTTTCTCAATGGCGGCCTGGAGGACATCATATGCGAGCACGTCAAGATCACTGGATTGG TGGCCCGGGCTCTGCAGAAGCTGCCGCTGGAGCTGCGCCATCAGTTGCAACAGCTCAAGCTATCCGAGCGCGTCTTCGAGCTGATGAACATGGATCGCAACTCGAACACCAGcaagccagcagcagcagcgggggCGACCACCAGCACACCCAGCCAGGCCACCAGCCACGTGCATCGCAAAAGGAGACGCAT ACGCACACAATCCCCTGTAGGATTCTCGCCATCTCCCACGTTAAGCAAGCGTCCGCGCCTCCTGCCACCTTACATTTGCTGCAGCCTGAACCGCGATAAGTCGCACATAAGCGGCTTTCTGGCCAGCCATGTGGATGACGATGACGAAGTCGAAGCCGAAGAtcaggatgaggatgaggaggaggcaGAGGCGGAGAGCACCTTGGCCAGCGAGGATATAGGAGAAGAGGAGATGCAGCTAGAGCCGCGCAACAATTCCACGCCACGTCAAAACAACGACGAGGCCGAGCCGGAGCTAATGCTTACCCCGCAAACAATGCCA GAGCTCACTACGGCCATTATTAATAATCCCGATTTCCGTGAGACTTTGGTCAAGAACATCAATGTGGCCCTGCAGACGGTGACCGTTAACAATCCCACAGTTAGCTGTGATGCTATCCTGGACGGCCTGGTGCGTAACATACTGGAGGCCACCGAGAAGGATCCCTCATTCGATCGTATCATCCAAGAGGTGGTGGGTGCCGACGAACCAGACACAATGGAAGGCCAACCCATAGAAGAAGAagcagtagcagtagcagcagcaacaaaaacagcagcCGCTTCTCCTCCAGTACAATTAGTggcacaggcagaggcagaggaagTGATTGAGCCTGCCAATGACCCGGAACCACCACAAACACCGCTGATCATACGCACTGCGGTGGCGGCTAATTCATGTGATGATCCCAACTTTTCCATCTCCAAGCTGATTGTCTTCAATTCGAATGAGAGTGTCCAGAAGCTGGTCAGAGCAGCAGATCCCACCGGCAGCGCCGCCTCCACCAATGTGAGCTTCACCAGTGAGAACCTTAGCCTGAACTTCGATCCTGGGGCAATGctgacagaggcagaggctgCCGCCGCGGGTCAGGTGTGCGTGGATGCCACCACTGGACAACTGACCTTTCCCATGTTCTACTCGAATGGAGGCATGCTCTCCCATCTGCCGTTTCTGGTGAACAACGAGTGGGTGGCCCAGCAGCTGGGCCCGGATGCCTTCGCCAATGCAGAGGACTCTCACATAGAGATCTCGCTGCCAGAGCCCATTACCTTTACAGCCGACCAGCTGCCGCCCAATTCGATAATCATCAACAgtgcccagaagcagccaccGTTGATGCCACCCTCCCAGCTCATCGATGAAACGGCGGCGGCAGATGCGGCCGGTGTCGTGCTGCAGGCTGCTGCAGTGGAGGAAGAGAAGCAGGCAACAACAGCAGTAGCAGAAGAAAAGCCcaagcagcaggaggagcagcagcaggagcctCTGGCAGGGCAAGCTGCAATTCCACCCGCTTCGCTGGACTCCTCGCGGATGGTCATCGAACGGGCGACACCCTCCACATCGGGCATCATCAATGTGAAGGCCTATCGCAGTCTCTCAACGCCCCGCAAGCGCACCTCCCACGTACGTACACTGACATTCTCGCCGAAAGTGCCGTCCGGAATGCTACCGAATCCCAACACCACACCGCTGTCCACACGCAGGCTTGGAgtagccgcagccgcagccgcagccactGCCGCTGGCAGCGCCAACGAGAAGCCCGTCATCAATAATGTGGAGATCATACCAGCAGGATCCGCGCTGGCGCCCGTTTCCGTTTCGGATTTGAGTGCCAATGACACCGGACACGGTGTCCCGCCGCTGTTTGCGATGGAAGAGTGCAGCAATCAGACGGTGATCAAGGCCTCATCGGCCAAGAAATCAAAGAAAAAAGCAGCGgaagcagctgcagccgcggcaGCTCCTGGCATGGCCGCTGTGACGCCCAAGCGCAAGCAGAAGCGTCAGACGGCGGTGAATGCCTGCAAGAGGATCATTGCTCAGGCACCCGCACTGGAGGCGGAACCAACGGCAGTGGCCCCAAACGAAATCGAGGAGGAGGCGTCGGCCAGCTCCTTGGATCCCAATGATAGTGCCGAGGCCAGCAAAGAGAACCAACAGAATCAGCCTTCAGATATGACCTCCTCATCCACCAGCCAAAGGGATCCCGATGCGGGGCAGGACATGCTGGCTGCCTGGAATCGCCATTTGATTGGGTCCAGCAGCGATCTGGAGAATCGTCTGCGCGAGATCAATGCCAGGCAACAGGATGAAGCACCAACCCCCACTGTAAAGCAAACACGCCACCGTCGAAAGGTGACGTCTACCGCCAAGAAGAAAAAGGAGCCCAAGCCCGAGGCCAAGCCAGAACCCAAGGCCAATCCCAAGCCAGAGGTCAAGGCCAAGCCGGAGCCCAAGGGCAAGTCCGCCAAAGCcaaaaagcagcagcaagaaGCGGGCTGCGGCACCGTTGGCGTTAGCATTAAGATCACGACGCCCCAAAAGCCAAAACCCAAGTCGAAGACCAAGAAAATTAAGAAGCCAGTAGCAGCAGCCGCCACAGCAGAAGCTCCAGAAACACCAGCTCCCGTAGTGGAGAAAGAGCCTGCGCCAGAACCCGGACCGCTGACATCCGCAAATTCAGAACCGTTCATCCTCAGCCACGACATGGATGATATAGCCGCCAACATGGCCATGCTACTGGATACGCCCTTCAAGCAGCCGCCCATTGGATCTCTGAGCAGTATTGGCCCCGTTCATGGTGGGCCCATGGGTGTGCCGCCCACGCCTGGCGGTATGGCGATCCTACCGCTGGACACGCCCTATGGCAAGCTGCCGACCAGCTCGTTTCTGTTTGGTTCGGACACAAAGAGCATCATGGACACGCCACAGATGAGCGCCATTACGCCGGGTTTCCGTCTGACCCCATTTGGCCACAGGTCGGGCACACCGCTGGGCAGTGCCGCCAAAACGGATTACTCATCAGGCAGCAGCTACTATCGGCCGGACGAGGCCGAGCATACGGATGCGAATGCGCAGTGCGCCATCCATCAGGGCGAAGATTGGGAGGGAAcaaagcagcagcggcagcagcagcaaccagaaccacaacaacaaacgGTACCAGCAGTAGCTGCAGCAGAAACAGCACCCAAGGGAGTCCAGGAAGAGCTGGATCCGAATGAAGCTGCAGTCCTCGATTTCGTGGAGATTTGCAGCGAGCGTCTGATCATGGAACCCAATGTCCTGCGACGTGTGCGCTCTTTTGGAAGCGATGCGGTCGACAGCATCGAGGAGGCTAccgccctggccctggcccttgAACAGCAAGTGGAGGCGGCTCCGCCGCATTATAAACTGATGCCTGGTCTGCCCGAATCCGTGGTAGAGGAGGCATGCAGCAACTCAAGTTCTTCGACGGCCAGCTCCTCTTCGAGCTCTAGCTCTAGTTCCAGTTCCTCCAGCAGCtcttcttcctcctcctcctcctccgcgtCATCCTCGGCGCAggggagcaggagcagccaGCAGCGGGAAATCGAAGTGGGAGACAGCCAGAAGACAGTGCGAATCAGCCTGGACAATCTCTCGAACATCAGTAGCACCGAGGATGAGGAGTGGATGAAGGCGGCAACGGTGGCCCAGCCCCTGGCCATCGATAGCCAGCCGGGGCAGTTGGTCAGCCAGGATGGGGAGGTGCGGTATCCCATTAGGAATTGGCTGACGCCCAGCAAGGAGTCCTCTAGAGGAGGATGCCCGCCACTTTCGCAGATCCTAGCGCCGCCTGGTGAGCGTCAGGGACCCCCAGCTCTCGTACCGTTCGGTGCTGCAGTTAGTCCAACTCCTCCATATCTTCCACTGATGACAATCAAATTGACACTGCCGCCACGCTCCGCAGAGAAGCTGAACCAGCGCatgcagttgcagcagcagcagctgcatcAAATGTCGGGGTTGGAGCAGCCCTCGTCGTCTTCCAAGATGAGCGACCAAATGCACCAGTTGTTGCACGCGAAGCGGGAGCGCGTTGTGGCCAAGGTCAAGCTGAATCCTCCAGCCAAAGCAGCGCCAAAGAAGCCGAAGCCCAAGAAGCTAGCAGCCATGCGGGAGACGGCCCAACAGTCGAATCCGCCCATACAAAAAAAGCCCAAGAGCATAGCGACAAAGAAGAaggcagcaggagcagcccCTGCACACGATCTCCCAACATCAACACTCGATCCCATACCCACACAGTCAATGCCTGAACGGACTCTGGATCCCCTGCTATACGCCCTGAATCTCTCCGCCAAGAAGCAAGAGCCGGGAGCAGTAGCAGCGGAAGcattagcagcagcagccacagcaggcccagccccagcctcagctccagccccagccccagccctaGAGATGGTAGTCAGCCACCAAATGACCAAATTGAGGGTGAAGGTGGCACGGAAAACGCTGGAGATTGCCGCACAGCCAGCGCCACAGAAACGTGGACGTCCCAGGAAGCCGCAGCCAAATGCAGATCAGGCCAAGACCACCACGCGACGTTCATCGCGTTTGATAGACAACAAAA CACCCGCTCCGGAGGACGGCGAGCCCAAAGAGACGGAAAATGAGGAGCAAACAAAGCCAAAAAAATCAAACGGCAAAGCGgccagcaaaaaaaaacagtcgtcGACGGCGTCCAAGAAGCGGCCAGAGGATACAGCCACTGCTGCCACTGTAGATCCCACACTGCCGATGGTGGCCGAGGCACAGACCACACAGCCATCGCCagagttgcagcagcagctgcagctgaaGATAGCCACACCCGAAGAGGAGGACGACCTGGACTACGAGCTGGATCTTTGCCTGAGCAGAAGCCACGAGAAGCACACGTATAGCTTTGTCTATGCGGATGCGGGGCCCAGGCATAAGAGCCCAAAGCTAAGGCGGCGTTCGACTAGTTACTTCAAGAACTATCACATGCGCGTCATGATGGAGGACAATCAAATACACACGATGAGCATGGGCAATCCCAATGTGTTGGGCATCAGCAGGCAACCGAGTAGCTCGATCAGGAACATACCCAAGAAGCGGATACGCCGCCTGACCAGCAGCAGTGGTCCTGCTACTGCAGCGggacctggagctggagctggagtcAGTGTCAAGCCAATGGCCACATCCACGCCAGTGGCGGACAAGCTAATGTCTCGCAGTGATCCGATGCAGCAGCAGGATGAGAATGATCTGGAAGTGGCGGCCAT CAGAACTACGTGTGGCCACAAGACGAGCGAAAACAGACGCAGCGCAGAACAGCAGCAAGATCAAGTAAATGATGCCATGGAAATTGAAGATATCGAGTCCATACTCTCCCATTTGCATGGCACTTGA